In Pedobacter sp. W3I1, one DNA window encodes the following:
- a CDS encoding sigma-54 dependent transcriptional regulator: MARILILEDDTTFAQLLESFLTKNGHEITLVTQVKQSFKQVENNEFDLLLIDYRLPDGTGLEVLTHIRDLGLSISAIIMTSFNDVRTAVRSIQLGAFDYITKPVNPDELLMVIKNSLAKKDLKSVEPRETNSDFIKGKSAIADKLYEHINLVAPTDMSVIIQGESGTGKEFAARTLHQQSKRADKPFVAIDCGALSKDLAASELFGHVKGAFTGALNDKKGQFEAANGGTLFLDEVGNLSYEVQVKLLRALQERVVQPLGSTKQIPVDVRIITATNDDLTNSMQQGEFREDLYHRLNEFKIQLPPLRDRGADLELFINHFIQLSNRDLNRNVKSVSNEAKSLLLSYDWPGNLRELSNVIKRMVLLSPGDVAQISALPEEMMISVRHQSAPGNSSDLKAVNEQNEKALITETLIKVRHNKSKAAKILNIDRKTLYAKMERYGIE, encoded by the coding sequence ATGGCGAGAATCCTGATCTTAGAAGACGATACCACATTTGCTCAATTACTTGAAAGTTTTTTAACAAAAAACGGTCATGAAATTACCCTTGTAACCCAGGTAAAGCAATCTTTCAAGCAAGTTGAAAACAATGAATTCGACTTACTTTTAATCGATTACCGTCTTCCGGATGGGACAGGTCTTGAAGTGCTTACCCATATCCGCGATCTCGGCCTTTCCATATCTGCAATTATAATGACCAGTTTTAATGATGTTCGAACAGCGGTCAGGTCTATCCAATTGGGTGCTTTTGATTACATTACCAAGCCAGTTAATCCGGATGAGTTACTAATGGTGATTAAAAATTCTTTAGCTAAAAAGGATTTAAAAAGTGTTGAGCCAAGAGAAACAAATAGTGATTTTATAAAGGGAAAAAGTGCAATTGCAGATAAACTGTATGAACACATTAATTTGGTGGCGCCAACAGACATGTCAGTAATTATACAGGGCGAAAGCGGTACGGGAAAAGAATTTGCGGCCAGAACATTGCACCAACAGAGCAAACGTGCCGATAAACCTTTCGTTGCCATAGATTGCGGTGCATTATCGAAAGATCTGGCTGCCAGCGAATTATTCGGACATGTAAAAGGGGCATTTACAGGGGCGTTAAATGATAAAAAAGGTCAGTTTGAGGCTGCCAATGGAGGAACTTTGTTTTTAGATGAGGTGGGTAACCTGAGTTACGAAGTACAGGTTAAATTACTCAGGGCATTACAAGAAAGAGTGGTTCAACCTTTAGGCAGCACCAAACAGATTCCTGTTGATGTTCGCATCATCACCGCTACAAATGATGATCTGACCAATAGCATGCAACAAGGAGAATTTAGGGAGGATTTATATCATCGGTTAAACGAGTTTAAAATTCAGCTTCCACCGTTGCGAGATAGAGGCGCCGACTTAGAACTGTTTATCAACCACTTTATACAGCTCTCAAACCGCGATTTAAACCGGAACGTTAAAAGCGTTTCTAATGAGGCCAAATCACTTTTATTGAGTTACGATTGGCCGGGTAATTTACGCGAGCTTAGCAATGTGATTAAACGTATGGTTTTATTGAGTCCTGGCGATGTTGCCCAGATTAGCGCATTGCCTGAAGAAATGATGATTTCAGTCCGGCATCAATCGGCTCCGGGCAATTCATCCGATCTGAAGGCAGTTAACGAGCAGAACGAAAAAGCACTGATTACTGAAACCTTGATCAAGGTGAGGCATAACAAATCAAAAGCGGCCAAGATTTTAAACATCGACCGTAAAACCCTTTATGCTAAAATGGAACGATACGGTATAGAATAA